A genomic stretch from Glaciecola nitratireducens FR1064 includes:
- a CDS encoding LapA family protein has translation MKAIIVFVVIILLLMISIVIGSQNTQMITVNYVIAKAELRVSTFMVITIAIGFLIGFLMMLLRFLGLKVQNKLLQRRLKKLSKDSA, from the coding sequence ATGAAAGCAATAATCGTCTTCGTTGTTATTATACTGTTGTTAATGATATCGATTGTAATTGGTTCTCAAAATACCCAAATGATTACCGTAAACTATGTTATCGCTAAAGCTGAACTCCGAGTCTCGACGTTTATGGTTATTACCATTGCGATCGGATTTTTAATCGGTTTTTTGATGATGCTACTCCGTTTTCTTGGTCTTAAAGTGCAAAACAAACTTTTGCAACGTCGGCTAAAGAAGCTATCCAAAGATTCCGCATAA
- the lapB gene encoding lipopolysaccharide assembly protein LapB, whose amino-acid sequence MLEALFLALPVAVAYGWVMGRNSLRKAQRRQSSILSKHYYRGLNFLLSDQPDKAVDTLMKMISVNNDTVETHIAMGNFFRHRGELDRAIRVHQNLISRDEISNKQEALALLELGTDYLLAGFLERAEGVFLQLLEQTQHFDVAQQKLFNIYQVTKEWNKAIDLASASIQITPNDKHLYVLLSHFYCEQAKALLEENKNDEATSLLKKAIVIDGSQVRAWLDLGKLALESENYKEAFSYLSEIPKRDVDWLSEAIPLLEEWAGKTDGWEQLDKLLEPYWQKCASSYIAKVNIIARSGDNEHAVDILIAQLQKHPTMRGFKTLLQLYQQNFSDAEKTQESLGHLQSLLDKQIGQRPKYRCSSCGFSGRQLRWLCPSCKTWSSIKPIKGLDGE is encoded by the coding sequence ATGTTAGAAGCATTATTCTTAGCATTGCCTGTAGCCGTTGCCTATGGTTGGGTAATGGGCCGAAACAGCCTCAGAAAAGCGCAGCGTAGACAATCATCTATTCTTTCAAAGCATTATTATAGGGGGCTCAACTTCCTGTTATCTGATCAACCCGATAAAGCGGTTGATACTCTCATGAAAATGATCAGCGTTAATAACGATACCGTTGAAACACATATTGCCATGGGTAACTTTTTTAGACATCGAGGCGAACTCGACAGAGCCATCAGAGTACATCAAAATCTAATCAGCAGAGACGAGATCAGCAACAAGCAAGAAGCGCTCGCTTTATTGGAATTAGGTACTGATTATTTATTGGCTGGCTTTCTTGAACGTGCCGAAGGTGTGTTTCTACAGTTATTAGAACAGACACAGCACTTCGATGTTGCTCAGCAGAAGTTGTTTAACATTTACCAAGTGACCAAAGAGTGGAATAAAGCCATCGATTTGGCTAGTGCTAGTATTCAAATAACGCCCAATGATAAACATTTGTATGTGTTGCTTTCCCATTTTTATTGCGAGCAAGCAAAAGCATTGCTCGAGGAAAATAAAAACGATGAAGCAACCTCGTTACTTAAAAAGGCTATTGTGATCGATGGTAGTCAAGTAAGAGCTTGGTTGGATTTAGGTAAGCTCGCTCTCGAATCTGAAAACTATAAAGAAGCATTCTCTTATCTATCTGAAATACCAAAGCGTGACGTAGATTGGCTAAGTGAAGCGATCCCGCTGTTAGAAGAGTGGGCGGGTAAAACAGATGGTTGGGAACAACTAGATAAGTTATTGGAGCCTTACTGGCAGAAGTGTGCTTCATCCTATATTGCTAAGGTCAATATTATTGCTCGCAGTGGCGACAATGAACATGCCGTTGATATATTGATTGCGCAGCTTCAAAAACATCCGACTATGCGCGGATTTAAAACACTACTCCAACTATATCAGCAGAATTTTAGCGATGCTGAAAAAACTCAAGAGAGTTTAGGTCACTTGCAATCACTACTTGATAAACAAATCGGCCAACGTCCAAAATATAGATGCAGCAGCTGTGGCTTTTCCGGCCGTCAATTGCGCTGGCTTTGTCCATCTTGTAAAACGTGGTCAAGCATTAAACCTATTAAAGGACTAGACGGAGAATAA
- the pyrF gene encoding orotidine-5'-phosphate decarboxylase: protein MLTAHSDPKVIVALDFDDEAAANELIAKLDPKACRLKIGKEMFTYYGPDWVKKVVALGFDVFLDLKFHDIPNTVAKAVKAAASLGVWMVNVHASGGPEMMKAAVKALNESGENRPLLTAVTVLTSMDQSQLDSVLGNREINEQVKRLALLTQECGLDGIVCSAQEAITLREIVNEKFLLVTPGIRPAGSEKGDQVRVATPASAIQSGVDYLVIGRPITQALDPLSSLKQINASIEHLTKI, encoded by the coding sequence ATGCTTACCGCTCATTCTGACCCTAAAGTAATAGTAGCACTCGATTTTGACGACGAGGCAGCGGCTAATGAGCTCATTGCTAAGCTTGATCCAAAAGCCTGTCGCTTAAAAATTGGCAAGGAAATGTTTACCTATTATGGTCCTGATTGGGTCAAAAAAGTGGTCGCACTCGGGTTCGACGTTTTCTTGGATTTAAAGTTTCATGATATCCCTAATACAGTGGCTAAGGCAGTTAAAGCAGCAGCCTCCTTAGGCGTTTGGATGGTCAATGTGCATGCAAGCGGTGGCCCTGAAATGATGAAGGCAGCGGTAAAAGCGCTTAATGAATCAGGTGAAAATAGACCTTTGCTAACGGCGGTAACAGTGTTGACCAGCATGGATCAATCTCAATTGGATTCGGTGCTAGGAAATAGAGAAATAAATGAGCAAGTTAAGCGCTTGGCGTTGCTTACTCAAGAGTGTGGTTTAGATGGCATCGTTTGTTCTGCGCAAGAAGCGATAACATTAAGAGAAATAGTCAACGAGAAGTTCTTGTTGGTTACACCGGGCATAAGACCTGCGGGTTCTGAAAAGGGTGACCAAGTTAGAGTGGCAACACCTGCGAGTGCAATTCAAAGCGGAGTTGATTATTTAGTTATCGGCAGACCTATTACACAAGCGCTTGATCCACTAAGTAGCTTAAAGCAAATTAACGCCTCTATTGAGCATTTAACAAAAATTTAA
- the ald gene encoding alanine dehydrogenase codes for MIVGVPKEIKNHEYRVGLAPAAVQEFVNCGHEVLVQTSAGASIGFTDELYVNAGAKIIQTPEEIFAKADMIVKVKEPQPNECKMLRKGQTLYTYLHLAPDPTQTKLLVESGATCIAYETVTDSRGTLPLLAPMSEVAGRMSIQAGAHYLEKAHGGSGTLLGGVPGVAPGKVLIIGGGVVGLNAAKMAMGLGADVTILDRSLNRLRELDDIFEGRLATVFSTADAIDYYSSRADLVIGAVLVPGAAAPKLLNGEHIKNMKPGSVLVDVAIDQGGCFETSRATTHQDPVYIIDDVVHYCVANMPGGVARTSTMALNNATLPFGLALANKGPKQAMLDDPHLLNGLNVHNGIVTYKAVVDALGEKLDLTYMPAAAALNC; via the coding sequence ATGATTGTTGGTGTACCAAAAGAAATAAAAAATCATGAGTATCGTGTTGGTCTTGCTCCAGCAGCGGTTCAGGAGTTTGTTAATTGCGGTCATGAAGTACTCGTACAAACCAGTGCTGGTGCATCGATTGGCTTTACAGATGAGCTGTACGTGAATGCAGGTGCTAAGATTATACAAACACCTGAAGAGATATTTGCTAAGGCAGACATGATCGTAAAAGTAAAAGAGCCACAGCCGAACGAATGTAAAATGCTTCGTAAAGGTCAGACTTTATACACTTACCTGCATCTTGCTCCAGACCCAACGCAAACAAAGCTGTTGGTTGAATCTGGTGCAACTTGTATTGCTTATGAAACCGTCACTGATAGTCGTGGCACATTGCCGCTTCTAGCACCGATGAGTGAAGTTGCTGGTCGTATGTCTATTCAAGCAGGTGCGCATTACCTTGAAAAAGCACATGGCGGTAGCGGCACATTATTAGGCGGTGTTCCGGGTGTTGCGCCTGGTAAAGTATTAATAATAGGTGGCGGCGTTGTTGGCTTGAATGCTGCAAAAATGGCTATGGGTCTTGGCGCTGATGTTACCATTCTTGACCGTTCATTAAATCGTTTACGCGAACTCGATGATATTTTTGAAGGCCGCTTAGCGACTGTATTTTCTACGGCAGACGCGATAGATTATTACTCATCACGCGCTGACTTAGTTATTGGCGCTGTTTTAGTGCCGGGTGCTGCTGCGCCAAAATTACTGAATGGCGAACATATCAAAAATATGAAGCCTGGTTCAGTGCTAGTCGATGTTGCAATTGACCAAGGTGGTTGCTTTGAAACATCTCGCGCAACGACACATCAAGATCCTGTTTATATTATTGACGATGTTGTGCATTACTGCGTAGCAAACATGCCTGGTGGCGTAGCGCGCACATCAACCATGGCTTTGAACAATGCCACGTTGCCATTCGGTTTAGCCCTTGCAAACAAAGGTCCTAAGCAAGCAATGCTTGATGACCCACATTTGCTTAACGGCTTGAATGTACACAACGGTATTGTTACCTATAAAGCGGTAGTCGATGCGTTGGGCGAGAAACTAGATCTTACCTACATGCCTGCAGCAGCAGCATTAAACTGTTAA
- the lrp gene encoding leucine-responsive transcriptional regulator Lrp, translating to MLVKTPKHIDRIDRKILTVLQIDGKISNVELAKKVGLSPSPCLERVKRLEQQGYITGYTATVDPTKLGAAMLVFVEITLSKTSVDIFAEFSAAVQGLDDIQECHLVSGNFDFLLKARVADMSSYRKLLGDTLLRLPGVSESRTYVVMEEVKHTNIIKINDK from the coding sequence ATGCTAGTCAAAACACCCAAACATATTGATAGAATTGATAGAAAAATTCTCACTGTATTGCAAATTGACGGAAAAATCTCAAATGTTGAGTTAGCAAAGAAGGTTGGCTTGAGTCCTAGCCCCTGTTTAGAAAGGGTTAAGAGACTTGAGCAGCAGGGGTATATTACAGGCTATACTGCTACCGTTGATCCAACGAAGCTAGGGGCGGCAATGTTAGTGTTTGTCGAAATAACCTTATCAAAAACGTCAGTAGACATCTTTGCAGAATTTTCTGCGGCAGTGCAAGGACTCGATGACATTCAAGAGTGCCACTTAGTTTCAGGAAATTTTGATTTTTTATTGAAAGCACGTGTAGCAGATATGTCGAGCTATCGAAAGTTATTAGGGGACACATTGCTGCGCCTGCCCGGTGTAAGTGAATCTCGAACATATGTCGTAATGGAAGAAGTAAAACATACCAATATTATAAAAATTAACGATAAATAA
- the lolA gene encoding outer membrane lipoprotein chaperone LolA, translating to MFAANKKIRAGLLTMIASVMSASTLIAVSTSAMSSTANSAALAQQETQNIAAKDELKMKLSKLVSYSANFSQSISDINGKELQRTSGTLTLKTPNMLRWETQLPDETLLIADGTTVWNVDPFVEQVTVMQQASITQNNPLMLLVSDDQKQWNAVTVEKKESRFMVVSQDENANIISLNIEFSGDQLTRLQSTDRQQQKSLLIFSNIEQNQPVAQMLFSYQIPENYIIDDQRSQ from the coding sequence ATGTTCGCTGCGAATAAAAAGATACGCGCTGGTTTATTGACGATGATAGCCAGCGTGATGAGTGCTTCTACTCTGATTGCTGTTAGTACAAGTGCAATGAGCAGCACTGCTAATAGCGCGGCGCTTGCGCAACAGGAAACACAAAATATAGCGGCTAAAGATGAATTAAAAATGAAGCTAAGTAAACTGGTTTCATACTCCGCTAACTTTTCTCAGAGCATCTCTGACATCAACGGTAAAGAGCTGCAGAGAACTTCTGGCACGTTGACCCTTAAAACACCCAATATGCTGCGCTGGGAGACGCAATTGCCAGATGAAACTCTCCTCATTGCTGATGGCACAACCGTATGGAATGTTGACCCTTTCGTAGAGCAAGTTACTGTGATGCAACAAGCGTCGATTACACAAAATAACCCATTGATGCTGCTTGTCTCGGATGACCAAAAACAATGGAATGCGGTGACTGTTGAAAAGAAAGAATCTCGATTTATGGTTGTTTCGCAAGATGAGAATGCCAATATAATTTCATTGAATATTGAGTTTAGCGGTGATCAACTTACGCGCCTGCAGTCTACAGATAGACAGCAACAAAAGAGTCTATTGATATTTTCAAATATCGAACAAAATCAACCGGTTGCTCAGATGCTGTTTTCGTATCAAATCCCAGAAAACTATATTATCGATGACCAACGTAGTCAATAA
- a CDS encoding replication-associated recombination protein A — MKSSTYKPLASLLRPSSLNNYVGQSHLIGEQGTISKMLAQNNCYSMIFWGPPGTGKTTLVHLIAEQLDADVIELSAINSGVKEIRAAIGEVSGSLTRGNSDLFAKQKVVFVDEIHRFNKSQQDAFLPYVESGHIILIGATTENPSFSVNRALLSRLRVFILEKLSTDELMKLLNAAIEFLQEREKKTIEFEENAALALVTQANGDARSLLMSVEICSDLANSGEKISLSLIKKATGAKTLAFDKNGDHYYDLLSAFHKSVRGSSPDGALYWFCRLLKSGGDPLVIARRLLAIASEDIGNADPRALQVCLNSWDLYHRVGPAEGERALAQAVIYCALAPKSNAVYTAFKKAQRLIDETPSYDVPAHLRNAPTKLAKEMGHGDEYRYAHNEPNAYAAGESYLPPDIAEITFYHASERGLEKQLSAKMDYLAQLDAEAHAQGKSRKNTTGS; from the coding sequence ATGAAATCTTCTACCTATAAGCCCCTAGCTAGCTTACTTAGACCGAGCAGCCTCAATAATTACGTGGGCCAGTCCCATTTAATTGGTGAGCAGGGGACTATCTCCAAAATGCTAGCGCAAAATAATTGCTATTCAATGATATTTTGGGGGCCGCCAGGTACAGGTAAAACTACACTAGTGCATTTAATTGCAGAGCAACTCGACGCCGACGTGATTGAACTTTCTGCCATTAACTCGGGAGTAAAAGAGATACGTGCAGCTATTGGGGAGGTCAGCGGCTCATTAACTCGCGGGAATTCGGATTTATTTGCGAAGCAAAAAGTGGTTTTTGTTGATGAAATTCATCGCTTCAACAAAAGTCAGCAGGATGCTTTTCTACCCTATGTCGAAAGCGGGCATATCATTCTCATTGGCGCAACAACAGAGAATCCTAGCTTTTCCGTTAATCGCGCATTGTTGTCTCGATTACGTGTTTTTATTTTAGAAAAACTATCAACAGATGAATTGATGAAGCTTCTGAATGCTGCGATTGAATTCTTGCAAGAACGCGAAAAAAAGACCATTGAGTTTGAAGAAAACGCGGCTTTGGCGCTGGTTACTCAAGCGAATGGAGACGCAAGAAGCCTATTAATGTCAGTCGAAATTTGCAGCGATTTGGCCAACAGCGGTGAAAAAATAAGTCTATCGTTGATAAAGAAAGCAACAGGCGCTAAAACCTTAGCCTTTGATAAAAATGGAGACCACTATTACGATTTGTTATCGGCATTTCACAAATCAGTGAGAGGTTCATCTCCAGACGGCGCTTTGTATTGGTTTTGTCGTCTTTTAAAGAGTGGCGGTGACCCGCTAGTGATCGCGCGACGCCTGTTGGCGATAGCATCTGAAGATATAGGCAATGCGGACCCAAGGGCACTGCAAGTTTGTCTTAATAGTTGGGATTTATATCATCGCGTGGGCCCTGCTGAAGGCGAAAGAGCGCTTGCTCAAGCCGTCATTTATTGCGCGCTTGCACCCAAAAGTAACGCCGTTTACACAGCTTTTAAAAAGGCACAGCGACTTATTGACGAAACCCCAAGTTACGACGTTCCCGCACATTTAAGAAATGCGCCTACTAAGCTAGCGAAAGAAATGGGCCATGGAGATGAATACCGCTATGCTCATAACGAACCTAATGCTTATGCGGCAGGCGAATCGTATTTGCCACCGGATATCGCCGAAATAACATTTTATCATGCCAGTGAGCGAGGCTTAGAGAAGCAATTAAGTGCGAAGATGGACTATTTGGCCCAACTTGATGCCGAAGCTCATGCACAAGGTAAATCACGAAAAAACACAACAGGTTCATAA
- the crcB gene encoding fluoride efflux transporter CrcB, translated as MHTFQVYLFVAMGGAVGASMRYLIVQISTNLLGKGFPFGTLVVNVLGSFLLGILYSFMQQDNGENAGLRALIGIGLLGAFTTFSTFSLDTVLLIQHGEIMKASLNVFFNVTVCLISVWLALLIFKG; from the coding sequence ATGCATACGTTTCAAGTATATCTATTTGTAGCAATGGGAGGTGCAGTTGGCGCCTCTATGCGGTATTTAATTGTTCAAATCTCGACTAATCTATTGGGAAAGGGCTTTCCATTTGGTACTCTTGTCGTCAACGTATTGGGCTCGTTCCTATTGGGCATATTGTATTCCTTTATGCAACAGGATAACGGTGAAAACGCAGGGTTAAGAGCCCTAATTGGCATTGGCCTGTTAGGCGCATTCACTACCTTCTCAACCTTTTCACTCGATACCGTATTACTCATTCAGCACGGCGAAATCATGAAAGCCTCGCTCAATGTTTTTTTCAACGTCACTGTTTGTCTCATTTCAGTGTGGTTGGCTTTATTAATTTTCAAAGGATAA
- the serS gene encoding serine--tRNA ligase — MLDPRLIRNNLDEVAAKLLKRGYSLDVVAITELEEKRKVLQLATEELQNQRTVRSKAIGKAKASGEDIQPLLDEVSGLGEKLDEAKSGLERVMNAFNIIYQETPNLPSDEVPVGKDESENQEVLKWGEVPSFDFEVKDHTDVSTRLDNGLDFETAAKLSGSRFVVMNGAVARMHRALGQFMLDMHTQEHGYQEVYVPYLVNSDSLYGTGQLPKFGADLFHTKPATEEGQGMSLIPTAEVPLTNIARDEIFPLSALPIKMTAHTPCFRSEAGSYGRDTKGLIRQHQFDKVEMVQLVHPEQSMQALEELTGHAEAILQKLGLAYRKVLLCTGDMGFGATKTYDLEVWLPAQDTYREISSCSNMGDFQARRMQARYKSHEMKKPELLHTLNGSGLAVGRTLVAILENYQQADGSVKVPEALVPYMNGVEVISPSA, encoded by the coding sequence ATGTTAGATCCTAGATTGATCAGAAATAACCTTGACGAAGTGGCTGCAAAACTGCTTAAACGTGGTTACTCTCTCGATGTTGTCGCAATTACTGAGTTAGAAGAAAAACGCAAGGTTCTGCAATTAGCGACTGAAGAATTACAGAATCAGCGTACAGTTCGCTCCAAAGCAATCGGCAAAGCGAAGGCCTCTGGTGAGGATATACAGCCATTACTTGATGAGGTTAGTGGTCTTGGTGAAAAGCTAGATGAAGCTAAATCTGGCTTAGAACGAGTGATGAATGCGTTTAACATTATTTATCAAGAAACACCAAACTTGCCATCTGACGAAGTACCTGTTGGCAAAGATGAAAGTGAAAATCAAGAAGTCCTCAAGTGGGGCGAAGTTCCTAGCTTCGATTTTGAAGTAAAGGATCATACTGATGTTTCTACAAGGTTAGACAACGGCCTTGATTTTGAAACAGCGGCTAAGCTATCTGGTTCACGGTTTGTAGTGATGAATGGAGCCGTTGCCAGAATGCACAGAGCGCTCGGTCAGTTTATGCTCGATATGCATACGCAGGAACACGGTTATCAAGAGGTTTATGTTCCTTACCTCGTAAATTCAGACAGTCTCTACGGTACCGGTCAGTTGCCGAAGTTTGGAGCCGATTTATTTCATACCAAGCCGGCTACCGAAGAAGGTCAGGGAATGTCGCTTATTCCAACCGCAGAAGTGCCATTGACGAACATAGCAAGAGACGAAATATTCCCTTTAAGTGCACTTCCAATCAAAATGACGGCACATACACCTTGTTTTAGAAGTGAGGCCGGTTCGTATGGTCGTGATACAAAGGGACTTATTCGCCAGCATCAATTTGATAAAGTTGAGATGGTTCAGCTAGTTCACCCTGAACAGTCAATGCAAGCCCTAGAAGAGTTAACTGGTCATGCTGAAGCCATATTGCAAAAGTTAGGATTGGCTTATCGTAAAGTTCTTTTATGCACCGGCGACATGGGGTTTGGTGCAACTAAAACTTACGATTTAGAGGTTTGGTTACCCGCTCAAGATACCTATAGAGAAATATCTTCCTGTTCAAATATGGGCGATTTTCAAGCTCGCAGAATGCAGGCAAGGTATAAATCTCACGAGATGAAAAAACCTGAATTATTGCATACATTGAATGGTTCTGGTTTAGCCGTTGGACGAACACTAGTTGCGATACTGGAAAACTACCAACAGGCTGATGGTAGCGTCAAAGTTCCCGAAGCCTTAGTACCCTATATGAATGGTGTTGAAGTAATTTCACCTTCTGCATAA
- a CDS encoding TusE/DsrC/DsvC family sulfur relay protein, whose protein sequence is MQEFLEVAGKKIEVDANGYLLDHTEWNTEIAEIIAQKESIELSDAHWEVVLFVREFYKEYDTSPAIRVLVKSLANKFGPDIGNSRYVQRLFPKGPAKQATKIAGLPKPAKCL, encoded by the coding sequence ATGCAAGAATTTTTAGAGGTCGCTGGAAAGAAAATAGAAGTAGATGCAAATGGTTATTTGTTGGACCATACAGAATGGAACACCGAAATAGCAGAAATTATTGCGCAAAAGGAATCGATTGAGTTAAGTGATGCCCATTGGGAAGTGGTACTTTTTGTTAGAGAGTTTTATAAAGAATACGACACTAGCCCAGCAATACGCGTATTAGTAAAAAGCCTAGCAAACAAATTTGGGCCTGACATTGGAAATAGCCGTTATGTACAGCGTTTGTTCCCAAAAGGCCCAGCGAAACAAGCAACGAAAATTGCTGGCCTTCCGAAGCCAGCAAAATGCCTATAA
- a CDS encoding DsrH/TusB family sulfur metabolism protein, translated as MLILFLGSDYHAIKPMLGSHSDENSAEKHHAIIVAQQAVFQLYNILDELNERTDTLIYVIKRDLQASGLLANFAGHNKINIIEFEEFVTLSTQHIPCITLQ; from the coding sequence ATGTTAATTCTTTTTTTAGGTTCCGACTATCATGCCATTAAACCTATGCTGGGCAGTCATAGCGATGAAAATAGTGCTGAAAAGCACCATGCTATTATTGTAGCGCAACAAGCTGTTTTTCAACTGTATAATATATTGGATGAGCTAAACGAGCGCACTGACACTCTTATTTACGTCATCAAGCGTGACCTACAGGCGAGCGGTCTTTTAGCTAATTTTGCAGGGCACAATAAAATTAATATTATAGAATTTGAAGAGTTTGTAACATTATCTACGCAACATATCCCGTGTATTACGCTGCAATAG
- a CDS encoding DsrE family protein has translation MTTLLIISTSPPYYNSAAQDALEAALAASNVGVEVTFVFAQQGLYQLLDKQDGTYLQKKSMAKQINVMPLYDIDAIYYLEDDMASLNLSSDTIIDTASAISSIEFSRLCESSAAVIRF, from the coding sequence ATGACAACCTTACTGATCATTTCGACATCTCCACCTTACTACAACAGTGCTGCACAAGACGCATTAGAAGCAGCGCTGGCAGCAAGCAATGTTGGTGTCGAGGTGACATTTGTATTTGCCCAACAAGGGCTTTACCAATTACTAGATAAGCAAGACGGTACTTATTTACAAAAGAAATCGATGGCGAAACAAATCAATGTAATGCCCTTGTATGATATTGACGCTATATATTATTTAGAAGACGATATGGCTTCCCTTAATCTTTCCAGTGATACCATTATCGACACTGCATCAGCCATAAGCAGCATTGAATTCAGTCGACTTTGTGAATCGTCAGCCGCTGTTATTCGATTTTAG
- the tusD gene encoding sulfurtransferase complex subunit TusD: MNRFLIFITRSPFDSLNGQTALSFCEAAIDLGHQIEQVFFYHHGVLHANSDIQPGAGEKNMLQLWTQFTEQTKTPLNVCVTASAKRGVLSEDDASMFKRHSNIHEAFCPVGMADYFSALNSAAIGNDSSPICIQF; encoded by the coding sequence ATGAATAGATTCCTTATTTTTATTACACGCTCTCCATTTGACTCTCTAAATGGCCAAACTGCTCTATCTTTTTGTGAGGCAGCAATCGACTTAGGCCATCAAATAGAACAGGTCTTCTTTTATCACCATGGTGTCTTGCACGCGAATAGTGACATTCAGCCGGGGGCAGGTGAAAAAAACATGCTTCAACTTTGGACGCAGTTTACAGAACAAACAAAAACACCACTGAACGTTTGTGTTACCGCATCAGCAAAACGTGGCGTATTATCAGAAGATGATGCGAGCATGTTTAAGCGACACAGCAATATCCACGAAGCGTTTTGCCCGGTAGGTATGGCTGATTATTTTTCTGCGCTTAATTCAGCTGCAATTGGCAACGATAGTTCGCCAATTTGTATTCAGTTTTAG
- a CDS encoding Bax inhibitor-1/YccA family protein yields MEQRSVYSASGTRSAIEINKVLKNTYLLLSMTLVFSAVCAWITMGMNLGGFARIGLMLAAFASLFAVSKYANSTAALPLTFLFTGLMGAALGPLINYYLNVGYPGLIMEAFGTTAIIFVALSGYVITTKKDFSFLGGFLIVGLVFAIIASIANMFFAVPAVHLAINAVIVFIFSGFILYDTSRIVKGGETNYVMATVALYLNIYNLFTSLLALLNAFGGDD; encoded by the coding sequence ATGGAACAACGTTCAGTATATTCTGCTTCTGGCACTCGGTCAGCGATAGAAATCAATAAGGTATTAAAAAACACCTATCTACTATTGTCGATGACTTTAGTCTTTAGTGCTGTTTGTGCCTGGATCACGATGGGTATGAATCTAGGTGGTTTTGCAAGAATTGGCCTCATGTTGGCTGCGTTTGCTTCGCTGTTTGCTGTTTCGAAATATGCAAACTCTACCGCTGCACTTCCCTTAACGTTTTTGTTTACAGGTTTAATGGGCGCAGCGCTCGGTCCATTGATAAACTACTACTTAAATGTAGGTTATCCTGGACTTATTATGGAAGCGTTTGGCACAACCGCAATTATTTTTGTAGCATTGTCAGGTTACGTAATCACTACTAAGAAAGATTTTAGTTTCTTAGGTGGCTTTCTAATAGTAGGTTTAGTGTTCGCAATAATAGCAAGCATAGCAAACATGTTCTTTGCTGTTCCGGCCGTACATTTAGCGATTAACGCGGTTATTGTTTTCATCTTTTCTGGCTTTATCCTGTACGACACTAGCAGAATTGTAAAAGGTGGTGAAACGAACTATGTCATGGCAACGGTAGCACTGTATTTGAATATATATAACTTGTTTACTTCGCTACTAGCGCTGTTAAACGCATTTGGCGGCGACGATTGA
- the uvrY gene encoding UvrY/SirA/GacA family response regulator transcription factor, with amino-acid sequence MIKILLVDDHELVRTGISRILNDVKDFNVVASVGSGEEAVELCRKSPPDIIMMDVSMPGIGGLEATRKILRFCDSTRIICLSMHKENPIPTKIMQAGAHGFLTKDADPSEMVNAIYKVSSGQRYISADVAQELAIGSTSQNHDNPFENLSDRELEITLMLTRGTRVPEIASNLNITAKTVNTYRYRMFDKLNVSSDVELTHLALRHKLIQTE; translated from the coding sequence GTGATCAAGATTTTATTGGTTGATGACCATGAGCTCGTTAGGACAGGGATCAGTCGTATATTAAACGATGTCAAAGATTTTAATGTTGTTGCTTCCGTTGGAAGTGGCGAAGAAGCCGTTGAGCTGTGTCGTAAAAGTCCGCCTGACATCATCATGATGGATGTCAGCATGCCTGGCATTGGTGGTTTGGAGGCGACACGCAAAATTTTGCGATTTTGCGACAGTACACGCATTATTTGTTTGTCAATGCACAAAGAAAATCCTATACCTACCAAAATAATGCAGGCGGGTGCGCATGGTTTCTTAACGAAAGATGCTGACCCTAGCGAAATGGTAAATGCTATTTATAAAGTATCTTCAGGTCAGCGTTATATATCAGCTGACGTTGCGCAGGAGCTTGCCATAGGCAGCACTTCACAGAATCATGATAATCCTTTTGAAAATTTGTCAGATCGTGAGCTCGAAATCACATTGATGCTGACAAGAGGCACTCGAGTGCCAGAAATTGCATCTAATCTCAATATTACGGCTAAAACAGTGAACACCTATCGGTATCGGATGTTTGATAAGTTGAATGTGAGTTCCGATGTTGAATTAACGCATTTAGCGCTGCGCCATAAGCTGATACAAACCGAATAG